In Candidatus Methylomirabilota bacterium, the genomic stretch GGAAAGATCGCGATGTTTTTCGGCTACGGTCCAGATCCGCTCCAACCCCCAGAAGAGGTTTCTGGCTGTCGGGCGGGTTTGGGCCAACAGGTCCTTAATGGTTTTCAGCTCGTGAAGAAAAGATGTCACATCGGTTGCCTGCAGCGTCTGCGCCCCGAGCGAAAGCCCCATGCCCGCAGCCACACCGATCGCTGGAGCGCCTCGTATGCGAAGGTTTCGAATCGCCTCGGCCACGTCCTCCGCGTCCCGGCAATCGATATATACCTCTTCCCCAGGAAGCCGAGTTTGGTCGAGAAGGCGCACGATCCCCTCAGGGAGCCATACGATGGTTTGGATCTCAGAGGTCATCCTGACTTCTCCACGAGATAACGAACTTCCCTTCTTACACTAGCAGTCCTCCCTTTGCTGTCAACGGAAATGTGCCTTCGACCCCAGGGGCATGAACTCCTCTTCGTCACTTCCTGGTGGGATGTAGTCCTTTCGGTCAGTCCGCCTTTTTTTCGGACTCCCCCTGTTCCTCCCTCTTCACGGAAGTTCTTTATTTTACAGTCGTAAGACTGTGGCACATCCTTTGCGAAAGAGACACGGATTAGCATTTAAGTGGTCTCATCAACAAACAAGTCTGGAGGAAGATGTTGGGCAAAATCTATGCAATCATGGTTACGGTGATTCTGCTGTTCCCCCCTCTGGTCGGTCGTGGGGGCCCTCTGGGAGCGGGGGAAGGACGGCGCGCGCTCGGGTTCGGAAGATGAAAAAGCAAGAACCCCCGAGGTGTGTCCCGGGGGTTCTTGGCTCAAAAAGCGAAAGTAATGGATCGTCCACCGTCTGCTTAGTACATGTCTCCCATTCCCATTCCACCACCGCCCGGGGGCATCCCGGGTGCCTCCTTCTTCTCCGGGATCTCGGTCACGAGCACTTCCATCGTCACCATCAACGCCGCAATACTCGCGGCGTTCTGCAACGCAATGCGGGTGACCTTGGTGGGATCGATGATCCCGGCCTCCATCAGGTCTTCGTACTCATTGGTCTCGGCATTGTAACCAAAAGAACCCGATTTTTCCAAGACCCTTTGGACCACGATGGACCCTTCGGCCCCGGCGTTTTCGGCAAGCTGGCGGATCGGTTCCTGCAAGGCCCGACCCACGATGGTGACCCCCACCTTCTCGTCCCCCTCCAACTTCAGGGCGTCCAAGGCATTCACAGTCCTCAGGTAGGCCACGCCGCCGCCGGTGACAATCCCTTCCTCGACCGCTGCCCGGGTGGCATTCAGGGCGTCCTCGACGCGCGCCTTCTTCTCCTTCATCTCCACCTCGGTGGCCGCCCCCACCTTGATCACGGCCACGCCTCCGGCCAGCTTGGCCAGCCGCTCCTGCAACTTCTCTTTGTCATAATCCGAGGTGGTCTCCTCGATCTGGGCCCGGATCTGTTTGATCCGCCCCTCGATGACCTTGTGGTCTCCACCCCCCTCGATGATGGTGGTGTTTTCCTTGTCAATGAGCACCTTCTTGCACTTGCCCAGATCGTCGAGGCGGACATTTTCCAGCTTGATCCCGAGTTCCTCGGAAATCACCTCCCCGGCGGTCAGGGTGGCAACGTCTTTCAGCATCTCCTTCCGACGATCGCCAAACCCCGGGGCCTTGACCGCCGCAGCGTTC encodes the following:
- the groL gene encoding chaperonin GroEL (60 kDa chaperone family; promotes refolding of misfolded polypeptides especially under stressful conditions; forms two stacked rings of heptamers to form a barrel-shaped 14mer; ends can be capped by GroES; misfolded proteins enter the barrel where they are refolded when GroES binds), yielding MPAKQLSYNEDARRLTLHGVDQLAKAVKVTLGPKGRNVVLDKKWGAPTITKDGVTVAKEIELKDPFENMGAQMVKEVASKTSDVAGDGTTTATILAQTIYREGQKNVTAGANPMALKRGIEKAVEAVVSELKKNSIATKGKKEISQVATISANNDSTIGNLIAESMEKVGKDGVITVEEAKGMETTLEVVEGMQFDRGYLSPYFVTDPERMECVLENPFLLICEKKIANMRDLLPVLEQIAKMARPLMIIAEDVEGEALATLVVNKLRGTLNAAAVKAPGFGDRRKEMLKDVATLTAGEVISEELGIKLENVRLDDLGKCKKVLIDKENTTIIEGGGDHKVIEGRIKQIRAQIEETTSDYDKEKLQERLAKLAGGVAVIKVGAATEVEMKEKKARVEDALNATRAAVEEGIVTGGGVAYLRTVNALDALKLEGDEKVGVTIVGRALQEPIRQLAENAGAEGSIVVQRVLEKSGSFGYNAETNEYEDLMEAGIIDPTKVTRIALQNAASIAALMVTMEVLVTEIPEKKEAPGMPPGGGGMGMGDMY